The Streptomyces liliiviolaceus sequence CACGACGTGGATGAAGTCGTCGAGGATCATCGTGCGGGGCTGTTCCGGCAGGCCGACGCGGTTCTTCTGCATCACGATCAGCTCACGCGGGTGCTCGACGCACTGCGCGTACCCGGGTGCGTACCGCCGGTTGAAACCGACGGCCAGGCCGGTGTTCCGCTCCTCGGCGAGCCGCACCAGGCGCTCGGAGTCGGCGAGTTCGTACGCGATCGGCTTGTCGACGTACGTGGGGACGCCCGCTTCGAGCAGCGCGCCCACGATCTCGGGGTGGGCGTGCGTGGGCGCGTGCACGAACGCCGCGTCGAGGTCCTGCGCGAGCAGTCCGGCGAGGTCCGTGTGGCGCCGCCCGGCCGGCACGTGCAGGCTGTCGGCGACCCTGGTGAGGGTCGCGGGCGTCCGCGTGTGCAGATGCAGTTCGAGTCCCGGGCGGGTGGCGAGCACCGGCAGATACGCCTTCAGCGCGATGTCGCCGAGTCCGATGCAACCGACCTTCACGGGGATCTCCTCCGGGGAAAACACGGGTCCGGGGCGCGCTCACGCCCAGGTCGTCGGAAGCATACGGCGGCTGCGGCGGCCCCATGGCCGGGACGTTCACACGAGGGGCAGCTCGGCGAGCATCACCGCGTACAGCGGGGAGTCCGCGAAGGGCCGGCGCTCCCCCACCTTCCGGAAGCCCCAGTCCTCGTACAGGGCCTGTACGCGGGGGTGCTCGACGTCCACCAGGAGGACGGCGAGGTCCTCGGGCCGCTCCTCCAGGAGGGCGCGGGACAATTTGTCCGCCACCCCCTGCTTCCGCCATTTCGGATGAACGGCCAACTCGGAGTAGGAGAAGGTCACCGCCTTCTTGGGGGCCTCGTCGAGATGCTCGCGCCACCACTCCCGGCCCTCGACCGCCGGGGCGCCGTACGCGAAGCCCATGGCCTCGTCCCCCTCGTACGCGATGACGCAGGCGAACGCCGGGTTGCCGCCCCAGTGGTCCACGAACCAGGGGAACTTCTTCTTGAAGTCGTCGTCCCGGTCGGGGCCCGCCGCCGCGGCGTGCAGGTCGATGATCGTCTGCCGGATCCGCGGCAGGTCGTCGTGCCCGAAGCGGCGGATGTCCAGGCCATCGGCGCTCACAGTCGGCTCCATTCGGATCGGTAGCGGTCTCCCCACTCTCGGGCGATCCCGGCGTCCGGCGCAAGAGTGATCAGGTCCCGGTAGTAGTCGCCGAGCAGGGAGCGCATCCTGCCCGGGATCGGATGGCCCGACATCAGGGGGAAGACCGAGGCGGCCGTCGCGCACGCCTGCTCCACGTCGCGCTGGTGGAGCTGGGCCAGCGCGAGCCGCCCGGTGGCCAGGGCCCTGTTCCTGCGGAACTCCGCCGGGATCGTCCGCAGGGCCTGGTGGGAGGCTGCCTCGGACTCGGCGAAGCGCCCGTTCCGGTCCTGCACGATGGCGGTCATGGCGAGCAGT is a genomic window containing:
- a CDS encoding Gfo/Idh/MocA family protein; the encoded protein is MKVGCIGLGDIALKAYLPVLATRPGLELHLHTRTPATLTRVADSLHVPAGRRHTDLAGLLAQDLDAAFVHAPTHAHPEIVGALLEAGVPTYVDKPIAYELADSERLVRLAEERNTGLAVGFNRRYAPGYAQCVEHPRELIVMQKNRVGLPEQPRTMILDDFIHVVDTLRFLVPGPVDDVTVRARVEDGLLHHVVLQLAGDGFTALGVMNRLSGSAEEILEVSGQDTKRQVVNLSEIVDHKGQPTVRRRGDWVPVARQRGIEQAVLAFLDAVRAGKVLSARDALETHELCERVVRAVTERPPRDAPTA
- a CDS encoding GNAT family N-acetyltransferase, whose product is MEPTVSADGLDIRRFGHDDLPRIRQTIIDLHAAAAGPDRDDDFKKKFPWFVDHWGGNPAFACVIAYEGDEAMGFAYGAPAVEGREWWREHLDEAPKKAVTFSYSELAVHPKWRKQGVADKLSRALLEERPEDLAVLLVDVEHPRVQALYEDWGFRKVGERRPFADSPLYAVMLAELPLV